Proteins found in one Candidatus Zixiibacteriota bacterium genomic segment:
- a CDS encoding AtpZ/AtpI family protein, with protein sequence MDKEKYTAYRQLALATTIPVILVVAPLIGYYAGVWVDGKLGTSKIFMAVGLGLGIAAAAKEIYNLIKKSAGNNK encoded by the coding sequence ATGGATAAAGAAAAATATACGGCATACCGCCAATTAGCTTTAGCTACAACTATCCCGGTAATATTAGTGGTAGCGCCGTTAATAGGCTACTATGCTGGAGTATGGGTTGATGGCAAGTTAGGCACAAGCAAGATTTTTATGGCTGTCGGCTTAGGGTTGGGAATCGCAGCCGCAGCGAAAGAAATATACAATCTAATAAAGAAAAGCGCTGGGAATAATAAATGA
- the atpB gene encoding F0F1 ATP synthase subunit A codes for MIEKTLIYLNTAVVRTAEHANEAAEHAADTAYTIAGHAADTLHVVAGHAAEAAAHGGHGGQPELPNWLELANILFPGSITDFLMQWHVPIFSLFATLFLSFFCIIAYRKRTLIPGKLQNFIEYVVESLSNMVIGIIGESGRRYIPFLGTLFIYIFAMNILGLFPGMFSSTSKLNTTLALAICVFLFVQFEGIRVQGFFGYFYHFMGSPKSVVEWCLVPLNFPIHIIGELAKPISLSLRLFGNISGEDMLLAIFVGLGIAITMALNAPAWVPGLPLQLPFIFLALLTSFVQALVFTLLSTIYFSLMTTHEEEEHH; via the coding sequence ATGATAGAAAAAACATTGATTTATCTGAATACCGCAGTTGTAAGAACTGCCGAGCATGCTAATGAGGCGGCCGAACATGCGGCGGATACTGCTTATACAATTGCCGGTCATGCCGCCGATACTCTTCATGTTGTCGCTGGTCATGCCGCAGAGGCAGCAGCGCATGGTGGGCATGGAGGTCAGCCCGAATTACCAAACTGGCTTGAACTTGCGAATATTTTATTTCCGGGTTCTATTACTGATTTTCTTATGCAATGGCATGTTCCGATATTTTCGTTATTCGCAACTTTGTTTTTATCATTTTTCTGCATAATAGCTTATAGAAAGAGAACGCTTATTCCGGGCAAACTGCAGAACTTTATCGAATATGTAGTTGAATCTCTATCAAATATGGTTATCGGCATTATAGGCGAATCAGGCAGAAGATATATCCCGTTTTTGGGGACTTTATTTATTTATATTTTCGCCATGAACATACTTGGCTTGTTTCCCGGCATGTTTTCATCCACTTCGAAGCTGAATACGACTCTGGCGCTGGCGATTTGCGTGTTTCTTTTCGTTCAGTTCGAGGGAATACGAGTTCAGGGATTTTTTGGCTATTTTTATCATTTCATGGGTTCACCCAAATCGGTTGTGGAATGGTGTCTCGTGCCGCTGAATTTCCCGATTCATATAATAGGCGAGCTGGCTAAGCCAATCTCGCTGTCTTTGCGTCTTTTCGGCAATATTTCCGGCGAGGATATGCTGTTAGCGATTTTCGTTGGCTTGGGCATTGCTATTACGATGGCGTTAAACGCTCCAGCCTGGGTACCGGGATTGCCGCTGCAATTGCCATTTATCTTTTTAGCGCTGCTGACAAGTTTTGTGCAGGCGCTGGTGTTTACATTATTGTCAACAATTTATTTTTCACTCATGACTACTCATGAGGAGGAAGAACATCATTAA
- the atpE gene encoding ATP synthase F0 subunit C, translated as MKGGTVGAELLLPLTVAIAAVGSGLGLGKAVGSAMDAMGRQPEAAGKIQTGMIIGAAFIEALTIYALVAVILLK; from the coding sequence ATAAAAGGAGGAACTGTGGGCGCTGAATTATTATTGCCTTTAACAGTTGCTATTGCCGCTGTAGGTTCAGGTTTAGGACTTGGTAAAGCAGTCGGTTCTGCTATGGATGCTATGGGTCGTCAGCCGGAGGCTGCGGGCAAGATTCAAACAGGAATGATTATTGGTGCGGCTTTTATCGAGGCTTTGACTATTTACGCTTTGGTAGCGGTCATCCTTCTGAAATAA
- the atpF gene encoding F0F1 ATP synthase subunit B gives MGEILSSLGIKGAELLTQIIGFLIAWWILWKFAWKPLSGMLEQRREKIKSDLESAEQTKQQAADELAEYQSKLKDIDAEARIKIQESIAEGNKVAAEIREEARNESKEIISKAREELSRDIAKAKIELRDDMVKMAVYATEKMISEKLDDDKHRQMFNGFMDEVESIK, from the coding sequence ATGGGAGAAATCTTAAGTTCGCTCGGTATCAAAGGTGCTGAGCTTCTTACTCAGATAATTGGTTTTCTAATTGCCTGGTGGATATTATGGAAATTCGCCTGGAAGCCGCTTAGCGGTATGCTTGAACAGCGGCGTGAAAAAATCAAATCAGATCTGGAATCGGCCGAGCAAACCAAACAGCAGGCGGCTGATGAACTCGCTGAGTATCAATCTAAGCTCAAAGACATTGACGCTGAAGCTCGAATTAAAATCCAGGAATCAATCGCTGAGGGCAATAAGGTTGCCGCTGAAATCAGAGAAGAAGCCCGAAACGAATCCAAAGAGATTATCAGCAAAGCCCGCGAGGAATTATCTCGCGATATTGCCAAAGCTAAGATTGAACTTCGCGATGATATGGTAAAAATGGCAGTTTACGCCACTGAAAAGATGATTTCAGAGAAGCTTGATGACGATAAGCATCGCCAAATGTTTAACGGCTTTATGGATGAGGTGGAGAGTATCAAATGA
- the atpH gene encoding ATP synthase F1 subunit delta — MKETRVARRYALALFKTSLDGGNLDIVASDIQQIRSLTAKDKNFLNFLEAPQITTEHKIKVLRETFTTRLAQRLLLFLELLLKKHRTNLLPVIADEFEKLMEEHLGLIKAKVFTATYLSDDLKDRLVEKLEAYSGKKIEIIHKIDESIIGGIIVFLHNQVIDRSIKHQIDVLKQNLLKVKVY; from the coding sequence ATGAAAGAAACGCGGGTAGCGCGAAGATACGCTCTGGCTTTATTTAAAACTTCCTTAGATGGCGGTAATCTTGATATTGTTGCTTCCGATATTCAACAAATTCGCTCTTTAACTGCTAAGGACAAGAATTTTTTGAACTTCCTTGAAGCTCCTCAGATTACTACCGAACACAAAATTAAAGTATTGCGTGAAACCTTTACAACCAGGCTTGCGCAGCGTCTTCTTTTATTCTTAGAACTCCTCTTAAAAAAACATCGAACAAACCTATTGCCTGTTATTGCCGATGAATTCGAAAAACTCATGGAAGAACATCTGGGGCTGATAAAGGCGAAGGTGTTTACCGCTACGTACTTAAGCGATGATTTAAAGGATAGGCTGGTAGAAAAACTGGAAGCGTATTCCGGTAAAAAAATCGAAATTATCCACAAAATTGATGAATCGATTATTGGCGGAATTATCGTATTCCTTCATAATCAAGTTATTGATAGATCAATAAAACATCAAATTGATGTTTTGAAGCAAAACCTTTTAAAAGTTAAGGTTTATTAA
- a CDS encoding F0F1 ATP synthase subunit alpha: MAFRPEEVSSILQKEIEKYQTKIEMESVGTILQVGDGIARIWGLDDVMMSELIKFPGDILGLVLNLEEDSVSAAIFGPDTNIKEGDTVRRTGAVARVPVGDALVGRVVTPLGQPIDGKGPIVTDDYRPLEFLAPNVVDRQPVKEPVQTGLKSIDSMIPLGRGQRELIIGDRQTGKTALAIDTIINQRDSDIYCFYVAIGQKSSTVAKVVKILEDYGAMEYTTVICASATDPAPMQYVAPFAGCAMGEHLMFNGKHALCIYDDLSKHAQAYRQLSLLVRRPPGREAYPGDVFYLHSRLLERAAKLNNEKGGGSLTALPVIETQAGDVSAYIPTNVISITDGQIFLESELFYAGLRPAINVGISVSRVGGNAQTKAYRKVAGSLRLDLAQYRELAAFAQFGSDLDEATIKQLTRGKVSEEILKQGQYLPVSMEKQVMILWMVANAYVDDVPIDKINQFEEEYHAFMEKEFPDVGHQIKNKKDLDDGIIAKLKESAEKFKNEFKTKL, from the coding sequence ATGGCTTTCCGACCTGAAGAAGTTAGCTCAATATTACAAAAAGAGATTGAGAAATACCAAACAAAAATCGAGATGGAATCGGTCGGCACTATCCTTCAGGTTGGGGATGGTATTGCCCGTATCTGGGGTCTTGATGATGTGATGATGTCCGAGCTTATAAAGTTTCCCGGCGACATCCTCGGCCTAGTCTTAAACCTTGAGGAAGACTCGGTATCGGCCGCTATTTTTGGCCCCGATACGAATATCAAGGAAGGCGACACTGTCAGACGTACTGGGGCGGTAGCCCGCGTGCCCGTTGGCGATGCTCTTGTTGGCAGGGTTGTTACACCGCTTGGCCAACCAATCGACGGCAAGGGACCGATTGTTACCGATGACTACAGGCCGCTCGAGTTTCTTGCTCCAAACGTGGTAGACCGTCAACCGGTAAAAGAACCGGTGCAAACCGGACTAAAATCGATTGACTCAATGATTCCGTTAGGCCGCGGCCAGCGCGAACTTATCATAGGCGACCGTCAAACAGGCAAAACGGCTCTGGCTATCGACACAATTATTAACCAGCGCGATTCTGATATCTACTGTTTCTATGTTGCTATCGGACAAAAATCCTCGACCGTTGCAAAAGTTGTTAAGATATTAGAGGATTACGGGGCTATGGAATATACAACCGTTATTTGCGCCTCAGCCACCGACCCGGCGCCGATGCAGTACGTCGCTCCGTTTGCCGGCTGCGCTATGGGCGAACATCTGATGTTTAATGGCAAACATGCTTTATGTATATACGATGATTTATCCAAACATGCTCAGGCATATCGCCAGTTGTCGCTTTTGGTTCGCCGTCCTCCGGGACGCGAGGCTTATCCGGGCGATGTGTTCTATCTGCATTCGCGTTTGCTGGAAAGAGCGGCCAAGCTCAATAATGAAAAAGGCGGCGGTTCGCTGACAGCTCTGCCTGTTATCGAGACTCAAGCCGGCGACGTGTCTGCATATATTCCAACAAATGTGATTTCAATTACTGACGGCCAGATATTCTTGGAATCAGAGCTTTTCTATGCCGGTTTACGGCCTGCTATTAATGTAGGTATATCCGTCTCGCGTGTTGGCGGCAATGCCCAGACTAAAGCTTATAGGAAAGTTGCCGGTTCGCTTCGTTTAGACTTGGCTCAATATCGTGAATTGGCGGCTTTTGCCCAATTCGGTTCCGACCTCGATGAAGCTACTATCAAACAACTGACGCGCGGTAAAGTATCCGAGGAAATTCTAAAGCAAGGTCAGTATCTGCCCGTATCGATGGAAAAACAGGTGATGATTCTATGGATGGTAGCTAATGCCTACGTTGATGATGTTCCAATCGATAAGATCAATCAGTTTGAGGAAGAATATCACGCTTTCATGGAAAAAGAATTTCCCGATGTGGGCCATCAGATTAAAAACAAGAAAGACCTTGACGACGGGATAATTGCCAAACTTAAAGAAAGTGCGGAGAAATTCAAAAACGAGTTTAAGACAAAGCTTTAG
- the atpG gene encoding ATP synthase F1 subunit gamma, translating into MASLRDIKRRIVSVESTQQITKAMEMVAAAKLRRAQMRVESSRPYGRKMQQMLESLAGAASGLNHPLFEERKIASTLLVVIAADRGLCGSYNSNIMRAAMQYLKESPKDSIKLGLVGKKSCDFFKKKPFPIAFTIPQTGGKADMTMVRSLANDITGSFENGDVDEVRLLYTQFISMTKHKLTVDKFLPIEKPAGSDETVQTNYIFEPSAEEIFTSLVPRYCVTKILTALLESFASEFGSRMISMSNASKNAKEMIEHLTLVRNKARQASITSELLDIVGGAEALK; encoded by the coding sequence TTGGCATCACTTCGAGATATTAAAAGACGAATAGTATCTGTTGAATCTACTCAGCAGATAACCAAAGCGATGGAGATGGTTGCCGCCGCCAAGCTTCGGCGAGCGCAAATGCGGGTGGAATCTTCCAGACCTTACGGCCGTAAGATGCAGCAGATGCTTGAATCATTAGCCGGTGCGGCTTCAGGTCTAAATCATCCGCTTTTTGAGGAACGCAAGATTGCTTCAACATTGTTAGTAGTTATTGCCGCCGACCGCGGGTTGTGCGGGTCATACAACTCAAATATAATGCGCGCGGCAATGCAGTACCTTAAAGAATCTCCTAAAGACTCAATAAAATTGGGTCTTGTCGGCAAAAAAAGCTGCGATTTCTTTAAGAAAAAACCATTTCCAATCGCATTTACGATACCCCAAACCGGCGGTAAAGCAGATATGACAATGGTCCGCAGTCTGGCGAATGATATAACGGGAAGTTTTGAAAACGGTGATGTTGATGAGGTACGCTTGCTCTATACTCAATTTATCTCGATGACCAAGCACAAGTTGACTGTTGATAAATTTTTGCCAATCGAGAAACCCGCAGGTTCGGATGAAACCGTACAAACTAATTATATTTTTGAACCATCGGCTGAAGAGATATTCACCAGCTTGGTTCCAAGATATTGCGTAACTAAAATCTTAACTGCTTTGCTTGAATCATTTGCTTCCGAATTCGGTTCGAGAATGATTTCAATGAGCAATGCCTCTAAAAATGCCAAGGAAATGATAGAGCACCTCACACTTGTACGCAACAAGGCGCGGCAGGCTTCGATAACCTCCGAGCTTCTTGATATTGTTGGCGGTGCTGAGGCTTTGAAATAA
- the atpD gene encoding F0F1 ATP synthase subunit beta, producing the protein MEEQNIGKIVQVIGPTVDCEFPSDKLPNILNAIKIEDAEKNIDLTVEVAAHIGENMVRCISMASTDGLVRGMQVIDTGNPISVPVGEATLGRVFDLLGNPIDELGDVKAETYYPIHRQPPPFSEQQTKAEFFETGIKVIDLLEPYVKGGKVGMFGGAGVGKTVIIMELIHNIAKVHGGYSVFCGVGERTREGNDLWLEMKESGVIDKTCMVFGQMNQPPGARLRVGLSGLTIAEYFRDQGIDTLVFIDNIFRFVQAGSEVSALLGRMPSAVGYQPTLATEMGFLQERITSTKTGSITSVQAIYVPADDLTDPAPATTFAHLDATSVLSRQIAELGIYPAVDPLDSTSRILDPNVVGQEHYDLARQVQTILQRYKSLQDIIAILGIEELSDEDKVIVGRARRIQKFLSQPFFVAEAFTGRPGKYVKIEDTIRGFKEVIEGKYDDIPEQAFYMVGGIEEVLENAEKLKSGA; encoded by the coding sequence ATGGAAGAACAAAATATCGGCAAGATTGTTCAGGTTATAGGGCCTACGGTTGACTGTGAGTTTCCCTCCGATAAATTACCCAATATTTTAAATGCTATTAAAATTGAGGATGCGGAGAAAAATATCGATCTCACGGTTGAAGTAGCTGCACATATTGGCGAAAACATGGTGCGATGCATATCTATGGCATCTACTGATGGTTTAGTTAGAGGTATGCAGGTAATTGATACCGGCAACCCTATTTCGGTTCCGGTTGGCGAGGCAACACTCGGACGCGTATTCGATTTGCTCGGTAATCCAATCGATGAGCTTGGCGATGTCAAAGCGGAAACATATTATCCGATACACCGTCAGCCGCCGCCGTTTAGTGAACAGCAGACCAAAGCGGAGTTTTTTGAAACAGGCATTAAGGTTATCGACTTGCTCGAACCGTATGTTAAAGGCGGCAAGGTTGGTATGTTTGGCGGCGCCGGCGTTGGCAAAACCGTTATCATTATGGAGTTAATTCATAATATAGCCAAAGTGCATGGCGGTTATTCGGTTTTCTGCGGTGTTGGCGAACGTACTCGTGAGGGCAACGACCTCTGGCTGGAGATGAAAGAATCCGGCGTTATAGATAAAACCTGCATGGTTTTTGGCCAGATGAATCAGCCGCCGGGAGCGCGTTTAAGAGTAGGGCTTTCCGGCTTAACCATAGCCGAATATTTCCGCGACCAGGGCATAGATACATTAGTATTTATCGATAATATTTTCCGTTTCGTGCAGGCAGGCTCTGAGGTATCGGCACTTCTTGGCAGGATGCCGTCGGCGGTGGGTTATCAGCCGACACTGGCCACCGAGATGGGCTTCCTTCAGGAGAGAATCACCTCGACCAAAACCGGTTCTATTACCTCGGTGCAGGCTATTTATGTGCCGGCGGACGATTTAACAGACCCCGCACCGGCGACTACATTTGCGCACCTTGATGCTACCAGCGTGCTTTCACGACAAATCGCCGAGCTGGGTATTTATCCGGCAGTCGACCCGCTCGACTCGACCTCGCGTATTCTCGACCCCAATGTTGTAGGTCAGGAACATTACGATCTTGCTCGTCAGGTGCAGACAATCCTGCAAAGATATAAAAGCCTTCAGGATATTATCGCCATTCTGGGCATTGAGGAGCTTTCAGATGAGGACAAGGTCATCGTTGGTCGCGCCAGACGCATCCAGAAGTTTTTATCTCAGCCGTTTTTTGTGGCTGAGGCGTTTACCGGCAGACCGGGCAAGTATGTCAAAATTGAGGATACAATTAGGGGTTTCAAGGAAGTCATTGAGGGCAAATATGATGATATTCCCGAGCAGGCATTTTATATGGTTGGCGGTATTGAAGAGGTGCTGGAGAATGCAGAGAAGCTGAAATCAGGAGCATAG
- a CDS encoding F0F1 ATP synthase subunit epsilon — translation MFKLTAVTPEKVVFEQDAASIIAPGSEGYLGILSNHAPLITPLMPGRLQIKDADNKESEMFISGGFLEVSNNVATILADAIENPEDIDIDRAKAAEKRARERLTHRAESDIDTARAEVALKRALWRQKMYHF, via the coding sequence ATGTTCAAACTAACAGCAGTAACACCTGAAAAAGTTGTTTTCGAGCAGGATGCGGCATCAATTATCGCGCCCGGCTCGGAGGGTTATCTCGGCATATTATCAAATCATGCGCCGCTGATTACGCCATTAATGCCAGGCAGACTTCAGATAAAAGATGCTGATAACAAGGAATCGGAGATGTTTATCTCCGGTGGATTTCTTGAGGTATCGAACAATGTGGCAACGATTTTAGCGGATGCAATCGAAAATCCCGAAGATATCGATATCGATAGAGCTAAAGCCGCTGAAAAAAGAGCAAGGGAAAGGCTTACTCACAGAGCCGAATCTGATATAGACACAGCCCGCGCGGAAGTTGCTCTTAAAAGAGCGCTTTGGCGTCAAAAAATGTATCATTTCTAA
- a CDS encoding peptidylprolyl isomerase — MKTTMGDIEIEVFEKDCPIHAKNFLKLVENEYYDDLTFHRIAKDFVIQGGDPTGTGGGGPGYRLDMEEKVEVGKKGKKTKQFKYKNKRSYLAMAQSAQGVNGSQFYILVNDAPHLDAKFPCFAKVIKGMDVVDAINKVKTQNSKPVEPVKMLEVKPKPPTPPAEG, encoded by the coding sequence ATGAAAACTACCATGGGTGATATTGAGATTGAAGTTTTTGAAAAAGATTGCCCCATTCATGCCAAAAATTTCTTGAAACTTGTTGAAAACGAATACTATGATGATCTTACTTTCCATCGCATAGCCAAAGATTTCGTGATACAGGGCGGCGACCCAACCGGCACAGGCGGCGGCGGTCCCGGCTATAGGCTCGACATGGAAGAAAAAGTGGAAGTGGGAAAAAAAGGCAAGAAAACGAAACAATTCAAGTATAAAAACAAGCGTTCCTATTTAGCGATGGCGCAATCAGCTCAGGGCGTCAATGGTTCCCAATTTTATATTCTTGTTAATGATGCCCCGCATCTTGATGCTAAATTCCCTTGTTTTGCTAAAGTCATCAAGGGTATGGATGTTGTTGATGCGATAAACAAAGTTAAGACTCAAAATTCTAAACCTGTTGAACCTGTTAAGATGCTGGAAGTTAAGCCTAAACCGCCGACACCTCCTGCTGAGGGTTAA
- a CDS encoding peptidylprolyl isomerase produces MKNPLVLMQTNFGDITIEVYEKEVPIHAGNFLKLVDESFYDSLTFHRIVPNFVIQGGDPDGTGMGGAPGKLADDPSSPYKHDRATIAMARGRTDASTSQFYINLKENYGLDRQGFLIFAKVIDGMDVVDKIAAVKRDNMDKPLEPVIMTKVARLETKKDIGEKSDK; encoded by the coding sequence ATGAAAAATCCCCTTGTTTTAATGCAGACAAATTTTGGCGATATTACTATCGAAGTTTACGAAAAGGAAGTGCCGATTCATGCCGGCAATTTTTTAAAGCTTGTCGATGAAAGCTTCTACGATTCTTTGACTTTTCACCGCATTGTCCCCAATTTCGTCATCCAGGGCGGCGACCCGGATGGTACCGGTATGGGCGGTGCGCCCGGAAAATTAGCGGATGATCCAAGTTCGCCATATAAGCACGACCGGGCAACTATCGCTATGGCGCGCGGCCGCACTGATGCCAGCACCAGCCAGTTCTATATCAATCTTAAGGAAAATTACGGTCTGGATAGACAGGGTTTCCTTATTTTCGCCAAGGTAATCGATGGCATGGATGTTGTCGATAAAATCGCTGCCGTTAAGCGTGATAATATGGATAAACCGCTCGAACCTGTAATTATGACTAAAGTAGCGCGTTTGGAAACAAAGAAAGATATCGGCGAAAAGTCAGATAAATAG
- a CDS encoding 1-deoxy-D-xylulose-5-phosphate reductoisomerase, protein MRNIVILGSTGSIGRNALDIVDRNPDKLKVIGLAANLDYKSIVEQIKKYQPAHVTMADSSGLMVLKNKFNDPSVKILEDSGFFSAISTISSLPEADIVLNAIVGFAGLKATAAALTAGKTVALANKESMVAAGPLLREIAKEHKGLIIPVDSEHSAIMQCLQNSTHKEIARLILTGSGGPFLDRDNLENAAIEEALKHPNWKMGRKITIDSATMMNKGLEIIEAAYLFDLPPEKISVIIHPQSIVHSMVEFIDGSVIAQMSKPDMRLPIQNALLYPDRAPLDVCRLDFTQALSLDFRPPDMEKFKSLKLAYRAIKEGGISPAVLNAANEVAVKAFLESRIKFTQICDIIEKTMDDLGQGDTVKLDDVVRANMWASDTAEDLVYSM, encoded by the coding sequence GTGCGTAATATAGTTATTCTCGGCAGTACCGGCTCGATTGGCCGGAACGCCTTAGATATAGTCGATAGAAACCCCGATAAGCTCAAAGTTATCGGGTTGGCGGCTAATCTCGATTATAAATCGATTGTTGAGCAGATAAAAAAATATCAGCCCGCTCATGTAACCATGGCAGATTCGAGCGGGCTGATGGTTTTAAAAAATAAATTTAACGATCCCTCTGTTAAAATTTTAGAAGACTCCGGCTTTTTCAGCGCTATCAGCACAATTAGCTCATTGCCTGAGGCTGATATTGTCCTAAACGCTATTGTCGGTTTTGCCGGTCTTAAAGCGACAGCTGCTGCCCTGACTGCCGGCAAGACAGTGGCGCTGGCTAATAAAGAGTCGATGGTTGCGGCAGGCCCGCTTCTGCGTGAAATAGCCAAAGAGCATAAGGGGCTGATTATTCCGGTGGATTCTGAGCATTCGGCGATAATGCAATGCCTTCAAAACAGTACACATAAAGAGATAGCCCGGCTGATTCTTACCGGTTCGGGCGGTCCGTTCCTCGACCGTGATAATCTCGAAAACGCAGCTATTGAGGAGGCATTAAAGCATCCCAACTGGAAAATGGGCAGAAAAATCACTATTGATTCGGCAACCATGATGAATAAGGGGCTGGAAATTATCGAGGCGGCTTACTTGTTCGACCTGCCGCCGGAAAAAATCTCGGTAATTATTCATCCGCAATCGATTGTTCACTCGATGGTTGAATTTATTGATGGCTCTGTTATTGCTCAGATGTCCAAACCTGATATGCGTCTGCCGATTCAAAATGCTTTGTTATATCCCGATAGGGCGCCTCTTGATGTCTGCCGGCTTGATTTCACTCAGGCGTTATCCTTAGATTTTCGTCCGCCGGATATGGAGAAATTTAAGTCGCTGAAACTTGCCTACCGGGCGATTAAGGAGGGCGGCATCTCGCCAGCGGTTTTAAATGCCGCCAATGAGGTTGCGGTGAAAGCTTTCTTAGAGAGCCGGATTAAATTTACGCAGATATGTGATATAATTGAAAAGACGATGGATGATTTAGGGCAGGGCGATACGGTGAAATTAGATGATGTAGTCCGCGCTAACATGTGGGCCTCCGATACGGCTGAGGATTTAGTTTATTCGATGTAG